A portion of the Acidimicrobiales bacterium genome contains these proteins:
- a CDS encoding NUDIX domain-containing protein, whose translation MTPPDPEEARHAAGTIRDVVPRLDRAAVVFDTTVEDFATFLTRRFDPAADIGEHLTAIAWPFDTSGAAILLVDHPVMGWSCPGGHVEVGERPAAAAARELREETGIVATAGSPDPLTIARSAGCLRDPEATHWTIGYAFTLDRSADVVGEAGRDVRWFPVDSLPIPRPADIDHVIDARRG comes from the coding sequence GTGACCCCGCCGGATCCGGAGGAGGCGCGCCACGCAGCGGGGACCATCCGCGACGTCGTGCCCCGTCTCGATCGTGCCGCAGTCGTCTTCGACACGACCGTCGAGGACTTCGCGACCTTTCTGACCAGGCGTTTCGACCCCGCGGCTGACATCGGAGAGCACCTGACGGCGATCGCCTGGCCATTCGACACGTCGGGAGCCGCGATCCTCCTCGTCGACCACCCCGTGATGGGCTGGTCGTGCCCCGGGGGCCACGTCGAGGTCGGCGAGCGACCAGCGGCCGCCGCGGCGCGTGAACTACGGGAGGAGACCGGGATCGTCGCCACCGCCGGTTCGCCCGACCCGCTCACCATCGCCCGATCGGCGGGATGCCTCCGGGACCCGGAAGCGACGCACTGGACGATCGGCTACGCGTTCACCCTGGACCGCAGCGCCGACGTGGTGGGCGAAGCGGGCCGCGACGTCCGGTGGTTTCCGGTGGACTCGCTGCCGATACCGCGCCCCGCCGACATCGACCACGTCATCGACGCCCGCAGGGGCTGA
- the folE gene encoding GTP cyclohydrolase I FolE, whose amino-acid sequence MATSPDHPVDLPRLAAAVREILIAIGEDPERDGLLATPERVARMYQEVVAGNGIDPSDHLLTTFEADHDEIVLVRDISFSSLCEHHMLPFMGHAHVGYIPGPTGQITGLSKLARLVDGYARRLQVQERLTTQIASAIETRLDPSGVIVVLQAEHLCMSIRGVSKPGALTITSAVRGVFRTDAAARQEAMSLIGSPHTR is encoded by the coding sequence ATGGCAACGTCCCCGGATCACCCGGTCGACCTTCCGCGTCTGGCGGCCGCTGTACGCGAGATCCTCATCGCAATCGGCGAGGACCCCGAGCGCGACGGCCTCCTCGCAACCCCTGAGCGGGTGGCCCGCATGTACCAGGAGGTCGTGGCGGGCAACGGCATCGATCCGAGCGATCACCTCCTGACGACGTTCGAGGCGGACCACGACGAGATCGTCCTCGTGCGGGACATCTCGTTCTCGTCGCTGTGCGAACACCACATGTTGCCCTTCATGGGTCACGCCCACGTCGGTTACATCCCCGGCCCGACGGGCCAGATCACCGGGCTGTCCAAGCTCGCCCGACTGGTGGACGGCTACGCCCGGCGCCTCCAGGTCCAGGAGCGGCTCACGACCCAGATCGCCTCGGCCATCGAGACCCGGCTCGATCCGAGCGGCGTCATCGTCGTCCTCCAGGCGGAGCACCTGTGCATGTCGATCAGGGGCGTCTCCAAGCCGGGGGCGCTCACGATCACCTCCGCCGTCCGGGGCGTCTTCCGCACCGACGCCGCCGCGCGCCAGGAGGCGATGAGCCTCATCGGGTCGCCCCACACCCGGTGA
- a CDS encoding ferritin, with amino-acid sequence MISEQMHEALSEQLNREFGSAYLYLSMSAYCSHSDFNGAASWFKHQHEEEQLHAAKVYDYLIGQGVQVVLADIGEPASGFGSLLGVFEAALEHEHEQTARLNDLSDHALREKDHATYNLLQWFVNEQVEEEGNLGGIIAKLRMVADDGYGLLMIDNELGQRSAAVAG; translated from the coding sequence ATGATTTCCGAGCAGATGCACGAGGCGCTGTCCGAGCAGTTGAACCGGGAGTTCGGGTCGGCCTATCTGTACCTTTCGATGTCCGCCTACTGCAGCCACTCGGACTTCAACGGCGCCGCGTCGTGGTTCAAGCACCAGCACGAGGAGGAGCAGCTGCACGCCGCGAAGGTGTACGACTACCTGATCGGGCAGGGTGTGCAGGTGGTCCTCGCCGACATCGGGGAGCCGGCCAGCGGCTTCGGCTCGCTCCTGGGCGTCTTCGAGGCGGCGCTCGAACACGAGCACGAGCAGACCGCCCGCCTCAACGACCTCAGCGATCACGCGTTGCGGGAGAAGGACCACGCCACCTACAACCTGCTCCAGTGGTTCGTCAACGAGCAGGTGGAGGAAGAGGGAAACCTCGGTGGGATCATCGCCAAGCTGCGGATGGTCGCCGACGACGGCTACGGCCTGCTGATGATCGACAACGAGCTGGGCCAGCGCAGCGCGGCGGTGGCCGGATAG